GTtgatattctttatatttgtcaatggaaaTGTACATAAAGAACGGTATAAATGAATATCCAAATTCAAACAGCAATTGAACAATTGTACAAGAATAATATGAATCCAGatgttttttattgctttccatGTGCGCAATAGAGTCATAAATCTATAtacaaatttccaaattttcgtatgtttttaggtttttcaaattattttagaatttaaattcGTTTTGATATAGTTTTGATCAGTTCTTCCTCCTTTTACAGTTCGAATTACTCGACCAGGAAAAAGTCGGTCATCCACATTCACACATCTCTATTGAGTCGAACCTCAAATCGTGTGCTTCAACTCAATACAAACACTGCACCACACGTCGCACTGGCTGTAACACCATTGTGGAAAGCATTCACAACCAAGAAGACAGCATGTCGCAGCCACTCATCGTCCAGGCGGAGTACTCCTTCAAGGGCGGCAATAATGACGAATTGTGCTTTAAGAAAGGCGACCTCATCACAGTCACTCAGCGCGAGGAGGGTGGCTGGTGGGAGGGCACACTCAACGATAAGACTGGCTGGTTTCCCAGCAACTATGTTAACGAATACAAGGCACCTTTGCCGCTCACAGAAACGATACGACCACCAGAGGAGATACAGGAGTACCGTTCGGTTGTGCTAAAGGATCTGCTCGATTCGGAACGCGCACATGTGGCCGAGATACAAGGTCTCCTGGAGAATTTCCTCGAACCACTACAGCAGACGCAAATGTACTAAACATAATTCAATCagaaattggaaaattatatcacgcatatttatttatacttttatagACTCAACGCGGATGAATACGCCCAGTTGATGTGTAATTTCGTAGAAGTCGTAAAGACACACGAAGAACTACTGAAACAGATGGAAGAGTGCAATGATCGGGTTGGTAAATTATTTCTAACAAAGGCACCGCACATGAAACTGGTCCATCAAGCTTACTGTGCAGCCCACCCAAAGGCCATTGTCATACTCGATAAGCACAAGTGAGTAGAATGTATTAAAAACCTAGATTTCTCAATAACATTACATACGGCTTCACAGAGATGAATTGGAAAAGTATATGGAGCGACAAGGGGCTGCCTCGCCTGGTCTGTTGGTTTTAACAACGGGCCTGTCGAAACCCTTCCGCCGACTCGATAAATATTCTGCCATGCTACAGGAACTCGAGCGGCACATGGAGAGCAGTCATCCAGATCGAGGTGACACGCAACGAAGTGTTGCTGTATACAAGGATATTGCGGTAGAGTATCTCTTAAATTAACGTAACGATatttaattgcaacaaaacTTCTGGTCATTAATAGGCGGCATGTTCGGCTACAAGGCGACAGAAGGAACTTGAGCTGCAGGTGTTAACGGGACCAGTACGCGGCTGGCAGGGACAGGAGCTTAGTACTTTAGGTACAAGAACAAACAAAGAGTTGCagctaatttttctttttttctcttaCCAACATTCTTTTTATCATTCGCAGGTGACATAATACACATGGGCAGCGTTGCTGTCGGTCCTGATCACAGAGATCGATACTTTGTGCTGTTCCCCCAAACTTTGCTGATACTTAGTGTTAGTCAAAGAATGAGTGCCTTTATTTATGAAGTAAATTTCCAAATACATAAGCATGTGATTCTTCGCTGAACACCcatctttatttgttttcaggGAAAACTGCCTCTAACGGGCATCATCGTGAACCGTCTCGAGGATAGCGACACAGTGAAGAATGCCTTTGAAATTAATGGACCCCTAATTGAGCGTATCATTGCTGTGTGTCAAGGTCCCAACGAAGCGAATAGATGGGTTGAGCTCTTAACTTCTTCAAATCCAACCATGCCAATTGGCATCAAACGTCAGCTAAGCAATCTAAGTAATAAATCGATGAGCGGCGTTAGTAGTGGGCACGCGCCTCAACCGCCACCACATGTAAGTTCTGATGTGTCTTTTAAACACGAAGCCAACGTTACCTCAAACTCTATGTCTTTCTCTCGTATAAATTTACGATTGAAGAgtctaaaataaaagtttttgagAAATAAACTTAGGTCAGAAGCAAATTGATTTGAATACAGAACATTCGATTTTACATCAGTAATGAGTTTGAGGTAATTCATTTAATAATGTTATTTTCttgaagtttttaattttactttttacttaactTTTCGTATTGAAAAACTATTCGACGATCTCACAAATTCTTAAACatatacttataaataaaaaaaaaaaataaccaaaatttcaattgaaactcaaaattaacaacaatacGTAAAATCCAATAAAACGCACGTTCTCAACTGAACCACGTCGCAGAACCCTCATATTTTAGATGCGCGCGGTTATAGTACACGTTTCTCGCTCTGCGCGTACTACGCTGCTCCTCCATGCAAACCATATCGCATAACATTGCCTCCGAGTAACTACCCGCCCACAGCACCTTATGCTAACCTCAGCGCACATTTTGCCAAACTAGTAAAGACGGGTCGACTGAAAAGTACCCTAGTGAAAATGTTGCTCTACCCACAAGCGCGACAAAGTATCGATTTGCAGCGTATACCCCTGCGCAGAAAACGCGCACTCAAGTCTTCGGTTAAATATAAGTCGAACCTTCACGATATGGACTATTCCAACTCATCGGAGCGTTCAGAATTGGAGCGGCAAGATGCCTTCGAATTGCCTACTGATTCCGAAAGTGACGAAGACGATGATTATGAGAAATATAGCGACTGTGATTCCAGCGCCTTTGAATATGTAAAGTTCCATGCGAATCGGCGCGACTCGGTTGATGAGGCAGCAGCTGTCAACAACGTGGAACATACAAAGCGAAAGGAGCGCCATTGCTCATCAATAAATCTAATCAAATTGGATTCAGATAGCACAGATAGCGGACATCGTTCTGGTGGACCGGTTGCTATGCAAAAAGAGTCTCTGATCATCGGTTCGAAAGCAATGCAAGCGTTAGTCCGCAAATCCACCGATAGTGTCGTCATCCACACAACAACAGCGCATCTAGATTTGAGTTCGAGTGGCGGCATCACGAGTTGTGTGGAGGAGCTGTCTGAAGATACCACAAGTCTCGAGAAAAGCTTGCATCACCAAACGTCCCAAGCATCGCATGGCTCTTCCGTATTTTGTGAGCGCCTTGGAGGTGCATACATTGCATGCGAGAATCTAGCCAAAATGTcggatgaaactaaaataaagcAGGTTGCTCAAGTTTCCGAATCACCGCCAGAGCGACACAGTATGCCGAACTTATTTGTTGGTAATCGCTTCAATCGCAGCTCGAATACTGCCGTCTATGTGCCAACCTGGCAAGATCGTAAGGAGGCGCACAATTTGAGTGTTGATGCCCTGAAACATCAGAGCTTAGAGAGTGACAATGCCATAGCCGACTATGACTACGGTGACAACGATGATAACGATGATGACGGCGACGAAGACGATGTTACGCATTCCAGTACGTTGGACTTGCCGGCGGAGTGTTTAACGGCTCCAGACAAATTGCAGGCGGAGTTGTTGTACAATTTTGATGAGAGCTTCTTGGGAAGACAAACGTGCGTAAAACATGTGCAGAGTCATAATGAATTGATGAAGGCTTTCATATTTGTTAAGCCAATTGGAAAACCGATTCGGTGCATTATTTAAGAACCTCGTTCATGTCCTTTTTAAAACTTTCGTATTCATTACTGTAAAACAGATATTGGCTAAAACATTTATGAGAGTCTTCATTGCTGCAAGAGCAGTTGGTTTGGTCAATGTTTATGCTTAAGGGAGATCGTGGAAGTGTATTTTATGCGCCATCGTGTTTGATATGTAAAATACattagatattatatatatagttatggcGTCTAAATTATGCTTCTATGTCTCCTGTGAGCATATTGAAGCAAAATGCTGACTTACCACTTTTATCTGTGTATATATAGAATGGCGGAGGATTTCGACGACATCATATCGCCGCCTTCCATGTTCAAACCACAATTTCTTTTCAATCAAACGACGCAGAGCCTCCAGGAACGGGAGAGAGCTGTGGGAAAGAACGAGCAACACGACAACAACGACAAAGACGTTGCTGCCTTACACAGCAGTCAGTCCACGACTGAACTGTACATAGAGCCACAGCGTGCTAGTGGCGGTTCGGATAACAGTAAAGATAAACGTCCCGGTTCGATTAGGCGTTGTATAAGTTATCAGTATGTGCAAATGTCCAATGAACATGCCGACCACACTTCAGTAACACACACTTCGCCTAACGCCAGCGAAACCAATAGTTCAACTAGTGGAAATCCCAGCAGTAATAATGATCACTTAGACCGTAACATTCCTATGGAGCGCACGCATCGACACCAGCAGCAGTTTCGTAAAGAGAATAACGATCCATCGAACTATAAATGCAAATGCTGTGAGAGTTCGCAGTGTCCTAGTCCACGTTCCAGCGACTCTGGCATGGCTGGTAGTTGCACCATCACTTCACCCGATCCACCACATGGAAATTATTATGGTGGCGAAGATTTACCCATGTCATCAACATCAAATTCCGATCCTAATGAGGTTTCTGATCTCACGCGCTTCGATGTGTGTGGCATGTTTCGTGCGAAATTTCTCACACCCGAAGCCACCCAAGATCTCATAGATAATAAGGACAGCGTTGAACAGTTTCATAACTCCTCAACATCTCACACCGCGACCACGAAAGGTGCGCCTATCTCAACGCTAACAACAGCTGAACTGCAGATATCTGCCAGTAGTACAACCATTGATTCTGTGGCTAGCAGTTCAAGCCATAATCAGGTGACAAATAGCCAAACAAATATACAGTTCTCGTCAAGTCTAGATGATATCGACTCGCCAGCAACGGCCAGTACGGCCGATGGACAGCTATTTCGTTCGGGCATGTACGCACATTGgtggaaaaaagaaaaactgccaACGGCGGTGGTACGCGGCATCGCCAAGGCTCTGCAATCGCCTCAACTTAGCAAGGATTCGCGTTGTTCCATGTGTTCCAGCTGCGCCAGCTGTGTGTCTGGTGGTGGCAGTGGGTTTAGTGAAGGCACAGCCTACTCTTCGCTTTGCCGAGAATGTTTATGCTTCTGTAGATCCAATCCAGGCGCACAAGATAGCACTAGCACGACAACAACCACTTCCATGGTGCAATGCCCTTTGTGTTCGGCGGATGATGCCGGTTTTACCGATGTAAAAACACCTTCCGCAACTCACAGTCAGCGCGCAAGTCGGTTATCCTTTAACAATACTGGCGCTGTTACTGCGACCACATCCAGCACCTCAACTGTCTCAAGTCCGAGTAGTTCATTGGATTGTCCAATTTGCAAAGGCCTTATAATGCGAGGCGATTCCTTAAGTTCTCTTCCGATGGCAGACGATGTTGGCGCTAAATCGTCAACTGAAGGCAACTCAGGCGATCAAAGTTCTTCGTCAATAAATGGCGCGAACTGCTCCGATTCTGCTGAAGTTGTAGAAGGCAAGCAATCTTTATTGACACACTCGTGCCTCACCGGCCCTGGCACTTGCCACCTGCCACTTGTTAAGCGTTTTGCTGGCAGGTGCAAGTCCAGGCGGCGTTGGAGGGGTGCgagcaaattcaattgtgttTACCTTGATTAACAAGCATTTTGTGATTTCTTTTCGGTTGGCATTTGACTTGTGCGCGAGTTGAGCGCTTTCATTAACGACTTAATGGCCTGTACTAAGCCCATTGAGAACGAAGTTTCACTAGTGTTACTACAATTTCCAATCAACAGTTTaatgaattcaaatttcataaattaataaaaaaaatcatagccGAACAGAATTTATGAGGaataagttttaattgtgtAACGCTAGTGATAACTCAAATCAACGCAGTTCCCTTGAGTAATACCCTAACTGTTAACTTAACTTGAAGATGTATTCTGCTTTTTGTTCAAATTCACGTCATCTGCTTGTCTTCATCATtcatcaaacaaaaacaaaactccaCCAAATCACGCTGAGTTGAAAATCCTTTCGATCAAAGAGAAATGCAAAATCTCCACCATTGCCACACTACACCACTTCGCCATCATTTGCTCGTTTCGCTTGCTTGCGCTATGTATTTAGCTGTGACAGTGGTTGCAACCGTGcgaaaactaaactaaacaaattaataacCAAAAAACCATAaactcaaaaaataaaagagagaaaataaaataaaaactaactaAAGCTAATCTATGAAGCAtttctaatttctttatttgtattaattgcgtcgaaaatgtttgaaaactaacaaaatttcgaaatcagCAATCTCTTGTGTTATATAacccaaaaatgtttttttttttttaattttgcagatGTCGCCACCTGCGAACCTCGGCATGCTGGGGGCGCAACGCACAAACTCCCAAAGCTCAGCGGTGCCGCCAACGTCAATGGCCACGTCCTTGTCGCATCCGTCACAACACAAACGGAGCCTGTCGTTCAATCACCACCTCAGCTACAATCAATACACGCACACTCAGCCTCCACCACCTCATCATCAtcttccacaacaacaactaaatctACAAAGTCATCCGGTGGCACCAAACCACAAATCAAGTTTAGCCCAGACATCGAGCACTTTTTCAAAGAGCCAATACCCAGCAGCAGTGGGGGCAAGCACAAACGCAAAGACAGGAAACACAAGAGGTGAGCGATATTTATTCTTTTCTTTATATCTTATGTGCTTATGTTTACATAACACTGTATCGCTTACACTTTAGCTAATTGGAGTATAACGAATTTGCGTCCAGCTCCACCGCTGCGCCCCAATTTATTGAATGCGCCGGCGCAAAGCGGCGGTGGCGTCACTAGCGGCAGCGGTAGCGCCAATGCGCTGGCCAGCTACTGCAGCGGCCGCCGCACGCAGCCAACTTTCGAGGAGGACGTGCTGGTTTTGAGAGTTTTTGAAGGCTATTGTGCTGCCTACCAGAACACCACACGCAACACTATACATTCGGGTAAGTGTTCCACACACAATACTACAATCCTACTCACATATTCCTTATTGGTAGTACTTAATCATACTGCACATTGCTTAGAGGTGGGTGCatctgttaaatatatatttttttcgaactctCCTCACCTCATTTCACTATTGCTTgtggttttgttgtttgtttggagaactttgtaaaaaaaagttgtgtttttttttgccattttgcacaAAATGCTTTGTTGGAGACTTTGAGCGAACGACGAATGCAGCACTCTAGCACTCGGTCTTGCTCAGTGTCCTCTCCAAGGTATTTTCGTTTTCTGCTTCATGTGGGTTTCATAATTACTGCTCGTAagtttttttggattttgtttgacacaaaaaataagaaactcTTGTGTATATTCTTTGGTTGCATTCAAAACATAATTCACATAccgttacaaaaaatatttgacaaaaactaaaacaacaactgcGGTTGG
This portion of the Zeugodacus cucurbitae isolate PBARC_wt_2022May chromosome 3, idZeuCucr1.2, whole genome shotgun sequence genome encodes:
- the LOC105209695 gene encoding uncharacterized protein LOC105209695 isoform X1, with product MSQPLIVQAEYSFKGGNNDELCFKKGDLITVTQREEGGWWEGTLNDKTGWFPSNYVNEYKAPLPLTETIRPPEEIQEYRSVVLKDLLDSERAHVAEIQGLLENFLEPLQQTQILNADEYAQLMCNFVEVVKTHEELLKQMEECNDRVGKLFLTKAPHMKLVHQAYCAAHPKAIVILDKHKDELEKYMERQGAASPGLLVLTTGLSKPFRRLDKYSAMLQELERHMESSHPDRGDTQRSVAVYKDIAAACSATRRQKELELQVLTGPVRGWQGQELSTLGDIIHMGSVAVGPDHRDRYFVLFPQTLLILSVSQRMSAFIYEGKLPLTGIIVNRLEDSDTVKNAFEINGPLIERIIAVCQGPNEANRWVELLTSSNPTMPIGIKRQLSNLSNKSMSGVSSGHAPQPPPHNPHILDARGYSTRFSLCAYYAAPPCKPYRITLPPSNYPPTAPYANLSAHFAKLVKTGRLKSTLVKMLLYPQARQSIDLQRIPLRRKRALKSSVKYKSNLHDMDYSNSSERSELERQDAFELPTDSESDEDDDYEKYSDCDSSAFEYVKFHANRRDSVDEAAAVNNVEHTKRKERHCSSINLIKLDSDSTDSGHRSGGPVAMQKESLIIGSKAMQALVRKSTDSVVIHTTTAHLDLSSSGGITSCVEELSEDTTSLEKSLHHQTSQASHGSSVFCERLGGAYIACENLAKMSDETKIKQVAQVSESPPERHSMPNLFVGNRFNRSSNTAVYVPTWQDRKEAHNLSVDALKHQSLESDNAIADYDYGDNDDNDDDGDEDDVTHSSTLDLPAECLTAPDKLQAELLYNFDESFLGRQTMAEDFDDIISPPSMFKPQFLFNQTTQSLQERERAVGKNEQHDNNDKDVAALHSSQSTTELYIEPQRASGGSDNSKDKRPGSIRRCISYQYVQMSNEHADHTSVTHTSPNASETNSSTSGNPSSNNDHLDRNIPMERTHRHQQQFRKENNDPSNYKCKCCESSQCPSPRSSDSGMAGSCTITSPDPPHGNYYGGEDLPMSSTSNSDPNEVSDLTRFDVCGMFRAKFLTPEATQDLIDNKDSVEQFHNSSTSHTATTKGAPISTLTTAELQISASSTTIDSVASSSSHNQVTNSQTNIQFSSSLDDIDSPATASTADGQLFRSGMYAHWWKKEKLPTAVVRGIAKALQSPQLSKDSRCSMCSSCASCVSGGGSGFSEGTAYSSLCRECLCFCRSNPGAQDSTSTTTTTSMVQCPLCSADDAGFTDVKTPSATHSQRASRLSFNNTGAVTATTSSTSTVSSPSSSLDCPICKGLIMRGDSLSSLPMADDVGAKSSTEGNSGDQSSSSINGANCSDSAEVVEDVATCEPRHAGGATHKLPKLSGAANVNGHVLVASVTTQTEPVVQSPPQLQSIHAHSASTTSSSSSTTTTKSTKSSGGTKPQIKFSPDIEHFFKEPIPSSSGGKHKRKDRKHKS
- the LOC105209695 gene encoding rho guanine nucleotide exchange factor 7 isoform X2; translated protein: MSQPLIVQAEYSFKGGNNDELCFKKGDLITVTQREEGGWWEGTLNDKTGWFPSNYVNEYKAPLPLTETIRPPEEIQEYRSVVLKDLLDSERAHVAEIQGLLENFLEPLQQTQILNADEYAQLMCNFVEVVKTHEELLKQMEECNDRVGKLFLTKAPHMKLVHQAYCAAHPKAIVILDKHKDELEKYMERQGAASPGLLVLTTGLSKPFRRLDKYSAMLQELERHMESSHPDRGDTQRSVAVYKDIAAACSATRRQKELELQVLTGPVRGWQGQELSTLGDIIHMGSVAVGPDHRDRYFVLFPQTLLILSVSQRMSAFIYEGKLPLTGIIVNRLEDSDTVKNAFEINGPLIERIIAVCQGPNEANRWVELLTSSNPTMPIGIKRQLSNLSNKSMSGVSSGHAPQPPPHMSPPANLGMLGAQRTNSQSSAVPPTSMATSLSHPSQHKRSLSFNHHLSYNQYTHTQPPPPHHHLPQQQLNLQSHPVAPNHKSSLAQTSSTFSKSQYPAAVGASTNAKTGNTRANWSITNLRPAPPLRPNLLNAPAQSGGGVTSGSGSANALASYCSGRRTQPTFEEDVLVLRVFEGYCAAYQNTTRNTIHSALQPWTPCLPIRGGKLQTSKTFSTSNPQLPHLCNTGVPFPGNSGATNQQNSTNSLNSSYIWREASPNNFNLYSSSVSSLNAATAATTGVTGGVNAGGYRYSLSGATTNAGSGPSSLPIYERALSEERATRKSLNRMKSGFGSGYDNIFMTPLLPRKNKPSPKLVKNSYQTHQRSPPPSSSATLRNRSDSERLDLTPLTITEQEPTQRQQLQKQQRPPAPGLYDRRLNRSFETTVSHRYAGYGGGYIMSGYGPSTGHKMTPLRRSTPQLAGGEDVVDNGRDSDDVEDGPHGCSAALLRNGSSVGNCAAGDHEASTSADGDSQRHSGSWCCGLENEDMTPTLRQLWTAIRQMQQEMSQMKLQMNEERALRTSLQQLLMQHLEAGSAVSNTPKC
- the LOC105209695 gene encoding rho guanine nucleotide exchange factor 7 isoform X3, yielding MSQPLIVQAEYSFKGGNNDELCFKKGDLITVTQREEGGWWEGTLNDKTGWFPSNYVNEYKAPLPLTETIRPPEEIQEYRSVVLKDLLDSERAHVAEIQGLLENFLEPLQQTQILNADEYAQLMCNFVEVVKTHEELLKQMEECNDRVGKLFLTKAPHMKLVHQAYCAAHPKAIVILDKHKDELEKYMERQGAASPGLLVLTTGLSKPFRRLDKYSAMLQELERHMESSHPDRGDTQRSVAVYKDIAAACSATRRQKELELQVLTGPVRGWQGQELSTLGDIIHMGSVAVGPDHRDRYFVLFPQTLLILSVSQRMSAFIYEGKLPLTGIIVNRLEDSDTVKNAFEINGPLIERIIAVCQGPNEANRWVELLTSSNPTMPIGIKRQLSNLSNKSMSGVSSGHAPQPPPHMSPPANLGMLGAQRTNSQSSAVPPTSMATSLSHPSQHKRSLSFNHHLSYNQYTHTQPPPPHHHLPQQQLNLQSHPVAPNHKSSLAQTSSTFSKSQYPAAVGASTNAKTGNTRANWSITNLRPAPPLRPNLLNAPAQSGGGVTSGSGSANALASYCSGRRTQPTFEEDVLVLRVFEGYCAAYQNTTRNTIHSGLENEDMTPTLRQLWTAIRQMQQEMSQMKLQMNEERALRTSLQQLLMQHLEAGSAVSNTPKC